In one Echinicola marina genomic region, the following are encoded:
- a CDS encoding FecR family protein, protein MDREQQLKAFYQGNLSKEEAEDFLQWYHSKEGEAYMSSKLKEQWDQQDPVMEEYSSWDREVLFKKISTKKEGSNQSSSDQSIKLKTGKHWGFSIAASLAILFTVSILGYQYMLDHQTSPIETQAMITKSNPAGQKSKIILPDGSKVYLNAESTIRYRKEFKTNRQVELEGEAFFEVFSDKEHPFSVRSKGLVTKALGTAFNIQAYKDSPLTEVALTHGKVSVEEIGGAKSGELIPGEAIISEGTDSDFRKEKIDVEKVLYWKEGILHFDEDTFEEVVRTLERWYNVKITVEGRYDKGFLCSGTFDKNEYLDNVLNILSHSSGFEYQINKRQINMKFNP, encoded by the coding sequence ATGGATAGAGAACAACAGTTAAAAGCATTTTACCAAGGGAATTTATCTAAAGAAGAGGCCGAAGATTTTTTGCAATGGTACCATTCTAAGGAAGGTGAAGCATATATGTCTTCGAAACTCAAAGAGCAGTGGGATCAACAAGATCCGGTGATGGAAGAGTACAGCTCATGGGACAGGGAAGTTTTATTTAAGAAAATCAGCACAAAAAAGGAGGGAAGTAACCAGTCTTCAAGCGATCAATCAATCAAGTTAAAGACTGGCAAGCATTGGGGCTTTAGTATAGCGGCTAGTTTGGCCATTTTATTTACGGTCAGCATATTGGGCTACCAATACATGTTGGACCACCAAACGAGTCCAATAGAAACCCAGGCCATGATTACAAAATCAAATCCTGCGGGCCAAAAATCCAAAATTATCCTGCCCGATGGCAGCAAAGTTTATTTGAATGCGGAGAGTACGATTCGCTATCGGAAGGAATTTAAGACTAATCGGCAGGTAGAGCTGGAAGGGGAGGCATTTTTTGAGGTTTTTTCGGATAAGGAGCATCCATTTAGTGTAAGGAGCAAGGGATTGGTTACCAAAGCGCTTGGGACAGCTTTTAATATCCAAGCTTATAAGGATTCGCCCTTGACAGAAGTGGCCCTTACCCATGGCAAAGTAAGTGTAGAAGAAATAGGTGGAGCAAAGTCCGGAGAATTGATTCCTGGGGAAGCGATTATCAGTGAGGGGACAGATAGTGATTTTAGAAAAGAAAAAATAGATGTGGAGAAGGTGCTTTATTGGAAAGAAGGGATCCTCCATTTTGACGAAGATACATTTGAGGAAGTTGTACGGACTTTGGAACGCTGGTACAATGTTAAGATCACAGTGGAAGGAAGGTATGACAAGGGCTTTTTATGTTCCGGTACTTTTGATAAAAATGAATACTTGGACAATGTCCTTAATATACTCAGTCATTCCAGTGGTTTTGAGTACCAGATAAATAAAAGACAAATCAATATGAAATTCAATCCATAA
- a CDS encoding SusC/RagA family TonB-linked outer membrane protein, whose amino-acid sequence MKQNLTQKIIMVSKYAGYCFIFLTLTMSSVLAGNSSAQVKSIEEVFIELSSDQKTLAEVLEQIEENTSFHFFYTDRNVDRNQLVSISNQKASVAEHLKEMAMNLGLEFRQVNNSISVKKIKDKGVVITTPSIEIFKEVTGVVTDEEGEPLPGASVLIEGQANKGTVTDIEGNYSIDVEEGTTLIFSYIGFEAKKVVVGNQSKIDVVLMVNAESLEEVVVVGFGEQKKISLTGAVSTVNTEDLKSNPTSSLSNALAGNVPGVLGMMQSGQPGKNISEFWIRGISTFGGGTNPLVLVDNIERDLNELNIEDIKSITVLKDAAETAMYGSRGANGVILITTKRGSAGKIEVNFKDEFIYNTRTITPEFEDGVTYAKLLNESRVTRNHAPIYQPEELEILRLGLDPDLYPNVDWQDLLLKDGAMTYRANLNMSGGGPTSRYYASASYIDEGGMYEIDEALKDDYNTNANYKRWNYRLNADFNLTETTEVKVGVAGSLSKRNSPGLGDVDFWGAFFGYSPIRTPVLYSNGYVPAVGTGNQTNPWVMATQTGFNENWVNQVQTNVTVEQDLKFVTEGLRMRGIVGYDTRNSNNIQRRKWPEQWRADRARDINGDLVFTHISNPSEMQQSSSSSGNRLEFFDLMFNYDKSIGDHHIGAATRLTRDAYVQTVNIGGDIKNGIARRNQALSGRLLYNWKYRYFANLNFGYTGSENFAPGQQYGFFPAISFGWNVADESFVKNNISWLNLFKIRYSYGKAGNDQLMGGERFPYLYTMEELVNGDGDPTGGYQWADYGFDRYFGGLRYSQVASPYVTWEVATKQNLGFDIETNSITANLDFFDEERTGIYMAREFLPAMVGLESTPRANVGIVKSRGFDGRFKFIKRIGKVTLTTRSNITYSKNEIVERDEENNVYGYQNQEGYRVGQSRGLVALGLFKDYDDIRNSPTQTFGPYQPGDIKYKDVNGDGVINDGDRVAIGATRRPNLIYGLGASAQWKGFSLGVHFQGAGKSTFSTYGKTVFAFSEGEWGQVMKGIMGDNRWIDSDISEDPSTEDPNASYPRLSFGPNPNNFRESTFWLRDGRYLRLKTLDLGYNLPKHLTRLVRAKNIRLFVVGTNLFTWSKFKLWDPELATPRGEDYPPAKSFTLGINVNL is encoded by the coding sequence ATGAAACAAAATTTAACCCAGAAAATTATTATGGTCTCAAAATATGCAGGCTACTGTTTTATTTTCCTGACCTTGACAATGAGCTCGGTTCTGGCAGGCAATTCATCTGCCCAGGTAAAGAGCATCGAGGAAGTGTTTATAGAGCTGTCCAGTGACCAAAAGACCTTAGCAGAAGTCTTAGAGCAGATAGAAGAAAATACTTCTTTTCATTTCTTTTATACGGACAGGAATGTCGACAGGAATCAGTTGGTAAGTATTTCCAATCAGAAGGCTTCGGTAGCAGAACATCTGAAAGAGATGGCGATGAACCTTGGATTGGAATTTCGACAGGTCAACAATAGCATTAGTGTCAAGAAAATAAAGGACAAAGGTGTGGTCATTACTACTCCGTCCATAGAAATATTCAAAGAAGTTACCGGTGTGGTGACCGATGAAGAAGGAGAGCCCCTTCCCGGAGCTTCCGTACTGATTGAAGGCCAGGCCAATAAAGGAACGGTTACGGACATTGAAGGGAATTATTCCATAGATGTGGAAGAAGGTACTACCTTGATATTTAGTTATATAGGCTTTGAAGCCAAGAAGGTGGTAGTAGGAAACCAAAGTAAGATCGATGTGGTGCTGATGGTTAATGCGGAATCATTGGAAGAAGTGGTAGTTGTGGGCTTTGGTGAGCAGAAAAAGATATCCTTGACCGGTGCTGTATCCACTGTAAATACAGAGGACCTGAAATCAAACCCAACTTCAAGTTTGTCAAATGCGCTGGCCGGAAATGTACCTGGCGTTTTGGGGATGATGCAATCCGGGCAGCCTGGAAAAAATATTTCTGAATTCTGGATTCGTGGTATATCCACTTTTGGTGGAGGAACCAATCCTCTTGTATTGGTGGATAATATTGAGAGGGATTTGAATGAACTAAATATAGAAGACATCAAGTCCATCACTGTACTTAAAGACGCTGCTGAGACGGCCATGTACGGCTCCAGAGGAGCGAATGGTGTAATCCTGATTACCACTAAGAGGGGTAGCGCTGGGAAAATAGAAGTTAATTTCAAAGATGAGTTTATCTATAATACCCGTACCATTACGCCAGAGTTTGAAGACGGGGTGACTTATGCTAAGCTTTTGAATGAGTCGCGGGTAACCCGGAACCATGCACCGATTTATCAGCCAGAGGAATTGGAAATCTTGCGTCTTGGATTGGATCCAGACTTATATCCAAATGTGGACTGGCAGGACTTGCTCCTAAAAGATGGTGCCATGACCTATCGCGCCAATTTGAATATGAGTGGTGGTGGACCGACATCCCGTTATTATGCATCTGCAAGTTATATAGATGAAGGAGGGATGTATGAAATCGATGAGGCCTTAAAGGATGATTATAATACCAATGCCAATTATAAACGTTGGAATTACCGTTTGAATGCAGACTTTAACCTTACTGAAACGACAGAGGTCAAAGTGGGCGTAGCAGGTTCCCTCAGCAAGCGTAATAGTCCTGGATTGGGTGATGTGGATTTCTGGGGAGCATTTTTTGGCTATTCTCCTATCCGTACTCCTGTTTTGTATTCTAATGGCTATGTGCCAGCAGTAGGCACAGGAAATCAGACCAACCCATGGGTAATGGCTACTCAAACAGGTTTTAATGAAAATTGGGTCAATCAGGTACAGACCAATGTTACTGTTGAACAGGATCTGAAATTTGTAACTGAAGGTCTTCGAATGAGGGGAATCGTGGGTTATGATACGCGAAACAGTAATAATATTCAGCGTCGTAAATGGCCTGAGCAATGGCGTGCTGATCGTGCCCGAGATATCAACGGAGATTTGGTGTTTACCCATATTTCCAATCCTAGTGAAATGCAACAGTCCAGTAGTTCTTCTGGTAATAGACTTGAGTTTTTTGACTTGATGTTCAATTATGATAAGAGCATCGGAGACCATCATATAGGAGCGGCTACCAGATTGACTAGGGATGCCTATGTGCAGACAGTCAATATAGGAGGTGATATCAAAAATGGTATTGCCCGAAGAAACCAAGCACTATCCGGTCGCCTTTTATATAATTGGAAATACAGATATTTCGCCAATTTAAACTTTGGATATACTGGATCTGAGAATTTTGCACCCGGCCAACAGTATGGGTTCTTCCCCGCAATTTCATTTGGTTGGAATGTGGCAGATGAGTCGTTTGTTAAAAATAACATCAGTTGGTTGAATCTGTTCAAGATCCGCTACTCTTATGGAAAGGCCGGTAATGACCAATTAATGGGTGGAGAGCGTTTCCCTTATTTGTATACCATGGAAGAGCTTGTTAATGGAGATGGTGATCCTACAGGTGGTTACCAGTGGGCTGACTATGGCTTTGATCGTTACTTTGGCGGTTTGAGGTATTCACAGGTGGCCTCACCATATGTAACTTGGGAAGTAGCGACAAAACAAAACCTAGGTTTTGACATCGAAACCAACAGTATTACAGCTAACCTTGATTTCTTTGATGAAGAGCGTACGGGGATTTACATGGCCAGAGAGTTTTTGCCAGCTATGGTAGGATTGGAGAGTACGCCTAGGGCCAATGTGGGCATCGTGAAGTCCAGAGGTTTTGATGGACGTTTTAAGTTCATCAAGCGAATAGGTAAAGTTACCCTGACTACCAGAAGTAATATTACTTACAGTAAAAATGAAATCGTAGAAAGGGATGAGGAGAATAATGTGTACGGTTATCAGAACCAAGAAGGCTACCGTGTAGGCCAGTCCAGAGGTTTAGTGGCATTGGGTCTCTTTAAGGATTATGATGATATCAGAAATAGCCCAACACAAACTTTCGGCCCTTATCAGCCAGGAGATATTAAGTACAAAGATGTAAACGGTGATGGTGTGATCAACGATGGTGACCGTGTCGCTATCGGTGCTACCAGGAGACCTAACCTGATTTATGGATTGGGTGCATCTGCACAATGGAAAGGATTTAGCTTGGGTGTACACTTTCAAGGAGCAGGTAAATCCACTTTCTCTACTTATGGAAAAACAGTATTTGCCTTCAGTGAAGGAGAGTGGGGACAGGTCATGAAGGGAATCATGGGCGACAATCGTTGGATTGATTCTGATATTTCAGAAGATCCTTCCACTGAAGATCCTAATGCCTCTTATCCTCGACTAAGTTTTGGTCCAAATCCTAATAACTTCAGGGAATCTACTTTCTGGCTACGCGATGGCCGATATCTTCGTCTCAAGACGCTAGATTTAGGATATAATTTACCTAAACATTTGACCAGGCTGGTTAGAGCCAAAAATATTCGATTGTTTGTGGTGGGAACGAATCTGTTCACTTGGTCTAAGTTCAAACTTTGGGACCCAGAATTAGCCACTCCTAGGGGAGAAGACTATCCGCCAGCTAAATCTTTCACCTTGGGTATTAATGTTAACCTGTAA
- a CDS encoding RagB/SusD family nutrient uptake outer membrane protein → MNLKRIYIIILFVFTGLISACDGDYLDSSQYFKDRLTEEKVFQSKVYSEEWLANVFEELKGINADVASKGVTPHNFADGMFYGDRDSEYDPSKNELSYNMFRMGQYGENDKQGTWTQCYRGIRNASTFIHNIYMNTELSNAEIEDYRGQARFARAYLYWLLLRKYGPIPLLPDEGLDYTDSYDELAVPRSSYEACAEFISEEMLMAAKEMERRGMVRGQDGSARPSVGAALATRAKVLIYAASPLANGNNSDYAARLTDDQGERLLSADYQEEKWAKAAAAARDVLELGVYELYTVPVQETGDDATIIPPYDEDFSDKSWPEGWANIDPAKSYAKVFDGTLLPSGNPELIFTRGNNQDGESIRAMVAHQLPRSATGWNTQGLTQKLVDAYAMNDGTDIPGKDKEIGRGDGSERVSGFVSQEDYDAGMYRPLRPGVSLQYANREPRFYASVAFNGSFWTLLNESQERNRNQQVFYYRDNPKGNGFNSSNAYWLRTGFGMKKYVHPSDTYEGGSLANIVPKAEPAIRYADILLLYAEALNELDGAYNIPSWNGGSYSISRDIAEMQRGIHPVRIRAGVPDYSASVYADKDELRKKLKRERFIELLGEGQRYYDLRRWMDAPVEESLPIYGCNVLMNENERDLFHQPVAIWALETTFADKMWFWPISHTELKRNNRLTQNPGWTYND, encoded by the coding sequence ATGAATTTGAAGAGAATATATATAATAATATTGTTTGTTTTCACAGGTTTAATTTCTGCTTGTGATGGCGACTATCTGGATTCCAGTCAATATTTTAAAGACAGACTTACAGAAGAAAAGGTTTTCCAAAGTAAGGTCTATTCGGAAGAATGGCTGGCCAATGTATTTGAGGAGCTAAAAGGAATCAATGCTGATGTAGCCAGTAAGGGTGTTACTCCCCACAACTTTGCCGATGGCATGTTTTATGGCGATAGGGACAGTGAATATGATCCGTCCAAGAACGAGTTGTCCTACAATATGTTCAGGATGGGACAATATGGCGAAAATGATAAGCAGGGTACTTGGACACAATGCTATAGAGGTATACGTAATGCGTCCACCTTTATTCATAATATCTATATGAATACAGAACTTTCAAATGCGGAAATAGAGGATTATAGGGGACAGGCACGTTTTGCAAGGGCTTATTTATATTGGTTGTTACTTCGTAAATATGGTCCGATTCCATTATTACCGGATGAAGGGTTAGATTATACAGATAGCTATGATGAATTAGCTGTCCCAAGAAGTAGCTATGAAGCTTGTGCTGAATTTATCAGCGAAGAAATGCTGATGGCGGCAAAGGAAATGGAGAGGAGAGGAATGGTACGTGGACAGGATGGTTCCGCCCGTCCCTCTGTAGGAGCAGCTTTGGCTACCCGAGCGAAAGTATTGATCTATGCGGCGAGTCCCCTGGCGAATGGAAACAACTCGGATTATGCAGCACGTTTGACAGACGATCAAGGTGAGCGACTGCTCTCTGCTGATTATCAGGAAGAGAAATGGGCAAAAGCGGCAGCAGCTGCCAGGGACGTCCTCGAACTCGGAGTCTATGAACTCTATACGGTGCCTGTTCAGGAAACAGGAGATGATGCGACAATTATCCCACCATATGATGAGGATTTCTCGGACAAAAGCTGGCCAGAGGGCTGGGCAAATATTGATCCGGCAAAATCTTACGCCAAGGTGTTTGATGGGACCTTATTGCCTTCCGGTAACCCTGAATTGATTTTTACCCGAGGTAATAACCAAGATGGAGAAAGTATAAGAGCCATGGTAGCTCACCAGTTGCCACGTTCGGCTACAGGCTGGAATACCCAGGGGCTAACTCAAAAATTGGTTGATGCCTATGCGATGAATGATGGCACTGATATACCTGGAAAGGACAAGGAAATCGGTCGTGGAGACGGTTCTGAACGTGTAAGCGGTTTTGTGAGCCAAGAGGATTATGATGCAGGGATGTATAGACCTTTGCGACCAGGTGTTTCTTTGCAGTATGCCAACAGGGAACCCAGGTTTTATGCTTCTGTGGCCTTTAATGGTAGCTTTTGGACCTTATTGAATGAATCCCAAGAGCGTAACCGTAACCAACAAGTATTCTACTATCGTGATAACCCTAAAGGAAATGGCTTTAATTCATCGAATGCCTACTGGCTGAGAACCGGTTTTGGGATGAAGAAATATGTACATCCTAGTGATACTTACGAGGGGGGGAGTTTGGCGAATATTGTTCCTAAAGCCGAACCTGCCATTCGTTATGCGGATATATTGCTGCTCTATGCAGAAGCTTTGAATGAATTGGATGGGGCGTATAATATTCCTTCTTGGAACGGTGGAAGTTATAGTATCTCCAGAGATATTGCTGAGATGCAAAGAGGTATTCACCCTGTGCGTATCCGCGCGGGTGTGCCTGACTATTCAGCAAGTGTATATGCTGATAAGGATGAGCTAAGGAAAAAGTTAAAACGTGAGCGTTTTATTGAGCTTTTAGGAGAAGGACAGCGCTATTACGATTTGCGTCGTTGGATGGATGCTCCTGTGGAGGAATCTTTGCCAATCTATGGTTGTAATGTGCTGATGAATGAAAATGAAAGGGACTTATTCCATCAACCTGTGGCCATATGGGCACTTGAAACCACTTTTGCTGATAAGATGTGGTTCTGGCCAATTAGCCATACCGAACTAAAGCGGAATAACCGCCTTACTCAGAATCCTGGATGGACTTATAACGATTAA
- a CDS encoding RNA polymerase sigma factor — protein MTCLIEDFKLVERIKAHDEEAFHQLYLRYAAKIYRISKRMEMNHHDAEEIVQDVFLYLWNNKERLNSDLSINAFIFSIVRSLVIKKSQKKARFVAYQKYAIPLNQTYSTVTEDEIIFEDLYAYALQAIDSLPEKQKEVFVMRTEQHLSAEEIASQLDVSVRTVENQIYRATKSLRKKLETEHGVSYGVVLLFSEFLL, from the coding sequence ATGACCTGTTTAATTGAAGATTTCAAATTGGTGGAGAGAATAAAAGCGCACGATGAGGAGGCTTTTCACCAACTTTATCTGCGTTATGCTGCGAAGATTTATAGAATTTCCAAGCGAATGGAGATGAACCACCATGATGCAGAAGAAATAGTGCAGGATGTGTTTTTGTACTTGTGGAACAATAAGGAACGATTGAATTCCGATCTATCCATCAATGCCTTTATTTTTTCAATTGTCCGATCATTAGTCATCAAAAAGTCCCAGAAGAAAGCCAGGTTTGTAGCCTATCAGAAATATGCCATTCCGCTAAATCAGACATATTCTACTGTTACAGAGGATGAAATCATCTTTGAAGATTTATATGCCTATGCGCTTCAGGCGATAGATTCCTTACCTGAGAAGCAAAAGGAAGTCTTTGTCATGAGGACAGAACAGCATTTGAGTGCTGAGGAAATAGCGAGCCAATTGGATGTATCTGTGAGGACGGTTGAGAACCAGATTTATCGGGCCACCAAATCATTAAGAAAGAAATTGGAGACAGAACATGGTGTGTCCTATGGGGTAGTTCTCTTGTTTTCAGAATTCCTTTTATAA